DNA from Drosophila suzukii chromosome 2R, CBGP_Dsuzu_IsoJpt1.0, whole genome shotgun sequence:
GCCCGCACAAACTGAGAAAATAGCGCAGAACCTTCTGCGTGGCACCCACTTCGTTCGGGACGTTGTTCTTGACGGGAAGTCGAGCTTGGTGCATGTGAAGCTGACAGATGATATGCAGGCAATCACGCTGCCACTCGGCACCGGTCTGCGTCGAGGTCCTCAAATCGCTGGACAACTGGATGAACTGCTGACAATAGAACTGCGGTCGAAAATGCAAAGTTAGaacttaataaataaattaaatcaattACTTTCAGTACTCACCGTCAACTGAACATCACTGAACTTTAGATCCCGCTCGCTAAGACGCCGCAGGATGCGGAGGATGCAGCGTACATGCTGAAGCTGGCGCAACTCAAAGTGCGTTCTGGCCACCTTACTTAACTGCATAAAGAACTTTCCATGCCAGTTCATCTTTACATCAAAACACTCGTTGGAGAGTAGGTGCATTAGACATTGGCTAATCAAGTGCAGCGTTTCAAGAGGAATGAGGCGATCGTGCAGCATAAGGTGGAAGCTGTGATGATGATCCGTTTCGAGAGCTTCGCTCAGTCCGCTCTTCACCTGAGGCTGACAGAAGCGCAGGCAAGTGAGGCACAGTTCTAGCAGGTACTTGTAAAGCTCTCGATCCGCGTCGTTGCCCGGCGCCAAGCGGATATACTTGTGGATCAACTTCCACAAGCTTTCGCCCACCGACTGACTGATCGTGCTGCGCAGGAGCACAAGGAATAGCTGAACAAGTGTCACAATATGTTGCAGATCCTCGTGATTGCTGCAGTTACTGGCTGCGGTGAGCTGGTTACCAAGCTGCAAGTCCACGTTGGAGGCTCGCAACAAGGCCAAGTCAGCAACTTTTATCTTAAGAGTCTCCCTGATGTCCAGCTCCCGGACAGACTCCAAAGTGATGCTGGATGGACACTGGCAAACGCGGTGGGCCGTATACAGTCGCCAATGCTGGGCAGCTCTAGTTTTATCACCTCCGAAATGGGAATCCTGCAGTTCTTGTTGCAAGGCCAATCCTTCTAACGCCGCAGTGGGTATCTCCGTGGCTTCAACTTCGTATGTCACAGGCAAAAGCATCGAACCCAGATCTATGTCCATCACTAGCTTGTCCTCAGTGGAGGTAATAAAATTGTGGTACAGCATCTGGAACAGGCAGAGACTCACATCCTGGCGCAATTGAGCCTCATGGGGAAGTATGAATAAAGCGCGCAGCAGGCACACGTACACCTCAAAAGTGCTTGCGATCTCTTTACGGAATCCAGCATTGTGAAACAGCAGCTTCATGAGAATACCCACGGCGGGCACCAGGATATCTGCGGGATCGTTGGCACTCTCTTTCTTCAAAGCGTTGTGCAAAGACTCCAGTACTAGCCGATATCCATCCTCCTTCGTAGAGAAGTCTTCGCAAGCTTTCCAGCTTTGAAGCAACACATTCAATTGAGTAATTGTGGACTTCCTGATGGTAGGCCTTAAGTCTTTTGTTTGAAGCAATCGGATCAAGGCATCCAAGCTGCGCTGACCTTGAAAGGATTCCTCAGAACATGGAGTAAATATGCTTTTGTAGCTAGCTGGTGGTTGGATCACGCAGATATTGTTGCCGATCAGCTCAATCGGAATCTTGTCCATGGTTGGCTTATATTTGTTCGTGTAGTCTTGACATTGCAGAACGTAGGCGATTCTGGTAGTAGCTTCGCTTCTCATCTCAGAAAACGGATGGAACATATAGTAAACGTAGCCCCGCAGCATCAAGGGCGCCTCCACTCCGCTGTAGTCTGGCTCGAACAAATGCCACACAACCTTACTCAATTGCTTGTGAATAATCGACCTACAGATCAGCAGGGGCAGCACAGGAAGCACAACATCGAACATAATATTAAAGTCCTGCGCACTGAGCATTGAGTTTAACTTGAGGAGCATTGTGGGATAGTCCAGGCACCACTGTCGAACCTGTTCCGAGGTATCAGCGTCCCAACTTTCGACGATCAGCCTGCGCAATATCTGGGTGTTAAGCGGCAATCCAAGGATCTGCTGGCGAACCAGCCCCAAATTAGTGCAGCCTGTCATGTAGTTCGTCCTGTTTAAAAAGGAATGGAAGTGGGACACCACGGGTGGTGGCATCAAACGGTATAAGAAACCACGCAGTTTTTGGTCAGGCAAATCAAGCAGGGTGTACAGCAGCGCCTCCGCATCCTTTCTCAACTGCGAATTACCCTTGTAGAGGGGTGTGCACTCCACAATTGCGTCGAAGAGTTGTTTCACCAGCGTCTCACTGCCCAGTTGGATGACAACCAGGCACACCTGCTTGTGCATTTGAATAAGCTGCGCCGCTCCCATTTTAGTCTTCGGCTCGAATTGATTTAGGGCCAGGCTGTAGGCCCGCTTCAGCTTTATCAACTGTTGCTCCTCGGCCGAGGGCTCTGAGGTCAGGGCACAAATCAGATTGCTCAGCGACTTCATGCGATCGGGCACGCAAGACAGATAGGAGCTGTCCAAAATGATGGGCTGGATAAGCGATTTGGCATTGATTCGATCCAAGTGTTTATCATAAGTGAGATTCAGAGCTACCGTGTCTTGCAGCAGGCCGTTGAAGATCAGCGATTGAAGTCGGGGAATCATCAGCGAATCCTCGAGCTTGGTCACGTTACTGCCCTCCACATTGTTGCAAAACGTAAGCAACGTCTTCACAATCTGCGCGAAACGCTCAGTACTCCGTTGGCAAACTCGGGAATTGAGAACATCATATGTCCGGACAGCTTCCACGCATAGCTCCAGGATGTGCCAGTTGTCGCTTGTGCATCGGAAGAGCAGCTGCTGGATTAGCTTAGTGCAGTTGGCAAGCAGGAGCCCCAGGGCGCTGCCCACCTTAAGCTGCTTGGGTCGCGAGCCAGGTGGATCCAAACTGGTCGCATAGCACATGGTACGACGGCGCACCTGGATGCGGCGCTGCAGTTGCTTCAGGCACGCAATGAGAGCCCGGTTCACGTGCAGCAGGCTGTCATCTTCCCTCGCTTGCAGCTGCACCAGGTGCAGAAATATAAACGGCGACTGCAGGAAGTACTCGGCTGGGTAGTCGCCCATCCGAATGATCAGATGCGTAAGCTGCACCTGCAGTTCCAAGGCATCGGTGGCGTCATTGCGCGGCAAATCGATCAAGCTCGTCATGCTTTCCACATCGTCTAGGGCGGGGCGCGTCCAGGCGGGCTCGTAGTCCTCAGGCGAGAGATTGCCCTGCATCTGTTCCACGCTGCTGGCGGCGGAATCGCTTCCCCGGCTGGTGAGATTGATCGAACTAAGGCTGGAAGCGCACGGCGTTACCAGGTCCATCTTGTACTTCTCGAGCAGCAGGAGCTGCAGATCGTCCAGCAGCTCGTTTACGCGCGTGGACTCCAGACCACGCAGTATGTTACGCACCTTCTCCAGTTCGGTCTTCAGGCGGTCGTAGGGAATCTTGCGGATAACCGCCTCGCTGTATTCGGAACGCAGCAGCTCCAAGATCATGGCCAGCACTCGGTCGGCGGCCAGGGGCGGCGTGTGTCCGAACCACCGGATGAGCTGCTTCAGCAGCAGCACAGGCTTGAACTGGACGTGCTCGCCGAGCTGGAGGCACCGGATGAACCGCGTCTCAATCTGCTCGAGGGCGCGCAAGCGTATCTCCCTTGATTCGCTGGTCAGCTTGGCCAGCTGCGGCTCCGCCAGTTGTAGGGCCAGATTTTCTTTGGCACTCATCTCTGTAGCCTTATATTACCTATTACCCGACTTTTTGTTCCTTATCAGTTCCTTTTTGGGCAGCAAATGTTCCAGGATGACATTTTTGAAAGCGTCAACTCAAATCGTGCCGGCGTTGCCACCCGTGTTCAGTTTGCCGCTTTCTAAAAAGGGCTAATAAATACCAAGCACAAGATAAGCAAGTATTTTTGGTATGTGTGTAgtattttttgtacattttgtatttacccgctactttttaaatttaatatttatacaaatcaaaaattaaacatcCTTTCTACGTCTTATATTAAGCCGGATAGCATGGGCACAAAAAGCTCGGATTAAAAACGTTATTAATTTGTCTAATCATTGCTTGGCAAATGAAAAAGGATCGGAAAGGCACACAGAGAATCAATCTTATCTCCGGTCTCCATTCCTCTAAGAACATAGTTTCTTGGCGCTTTTCACTTCAATAGAAATTCTAAGCCGAAATGAAACTATTGCTTTTTAAAAACGGCGATAAAAATACGACGATCGACTAATGTTGACTAAGTTAATTTTACTGCTGAAACCATCATCagtcatttaaaattttgagttttaaaattttttgagtGATAGTTCCGGGAAAAGTTATTTTCAAACTCATTTTGCTGAAGAACTGACACATTACTAGTGTTTAAATAAGATTAAATATTCCTGTGAGGTATGGGTAATGAATTGACTTATGTCACAGCTTAAAaacttaattaatattaattggTTAACTTAATAACCAAGTTATCTGATTGGCAAATGAAATATGTGGAATAGGAACACATTGAAATAATCAAAGCTTAAGATTCtcacaatattttaaattaaatcgGGTATTAGTTAAAAACAGGGAAAAGCCCGAAGACGTTACATATGTGCCACTTCTGAATACCAAGATTAGGCATTAGTTAGCAAGAGATGACAACATTGTCCTAAGTAGAAATGCGCTAAATCACACttttaaattaagtttaatatttttaatcaatcTTGCATGTTAAAACTCCAGAACTTCTGCTACATATTACTTggtaaacataaaaaaccttGTTGCacaagaaatattttcttccGCCTACCGACGTAGagtattattaatattattaataaataaacccagatttgaattttggtatattttttataatattttaatagcGCCATCCGATATCGAAGAAGAAGAGAGCCGTTAGGTCCTGCCGTGAAAAAAATcacgatataaatatttattttcattcaaaaatatcgataaattgatattttaatatattgtaCATATCCCTAACTTAAGGCAAGTGGGTTTTGTGTGTCCGTTTTACTGACACTTACGTGGCTCTTACGTTTACAGACACTTACGTGACAGCGGCGCCAAAAATAACGTTACTATCGATATATCACGTAAAAAATACcacgatataaatatttatttttattcaagaAATACCGTAttgatatttttatatatttcacaTCCCTATTTATAATCGAATCGCCCATCTGATCGGACAGACTTTGTGTTTAGCGGGTAGataatattgtttgttttatATTGCTGTGGAAAACTTTCCTGTACGCGTTGTGTGTATCTGTTCATATCGGATTTCGTGccgttttatttattttccgcTGGAAAAGTGCTGTTGTGCGAATGCTAGTATGCTCAGTAACCTCTAATAATCTTACGCCAACCGGTTATTCGTAATTTAAACTTGAACAAAGTGCGATTATGGCTTTGTCCTTACTCCTGCTGCAAATCCATTGTGTGTTTTTAATCAGGCCCTACTATTGCGGCATCTTGTGACGTCAGAGGATAgagtgtttttgttttttcattCACTCGCGCCATACGCAAACAAACATATGTactatatacatacatatgtatatagtGTCAAATGACACTTGATGAATTTGCAATCCAAACAACGCATATGCTGGAAATGGAAATAGTGAAATGATGTCACTGGCACACGCCCGGGGATTTCCCTCGCCACCCCCTACCACCCACACTCACAAACTATTTCGCCGGTCTTGGCCTTTGCTTTTCCACCTTTTGTGTACATATATCACACCCTCCACTTGGAAATCAATAGCCCTCCGCCTATTTTCCAATTAGAAGTGCCCAGCAATTAGTAATAAGTGTTCTCCTCCCCTCTCCAGTCTATAGTCTCCAATGGGATCAACAGGTTGTGGAGACTTGTAATTTAAGATTGATTATTTTGGCCACTGTGCCAAAAGCGCAAGCTTAGCGACAAGTATTTATGGCTAATCTTATCGGATTGCCCACTTAAATCCCCGATTACGGGTCCATTATCGTTTCGCATCACTACCCCTTGAACCTTGGACGCATCATTTGCTGGCAAATCGAATAGAAAAGATTTATACTGCACCAAGAAATTATTCTCCATTTGATTTGACTACATCCAATCAATTACAATAGTTTTTTACGACCAATAAATAACAGAATTGGCTACAAGAGCAAAATTCCATTTTCTAACCACTAAACACGGAACCCCAAATAAGAAATTTTGAACTTGATTCAGTTTTTAAAAGAATATCAAAAAGATCATCAGTTTTAATTTAgaagtatttaaaatattttttaataatatttctcccagattacattttttattactttttaaatttctaaaTTACACTCCTATACTTTTCCATTAAGCTGTAATGtcatgtttttgttttcttacAATTCTGGTCTATAGTAACCACTTTTTATAATTGCCCCACTATAATAGTGTTTTGAACTTCATATAGCGTGATCTGTATTTTCGTTGAAGGTTGTGGTGGCGTTATTTCAAATTGTTCCCGTATCCAAAGTCACGGACAGACAAATTGTCACCTCCCCCTCTGACTTCTCCTCCCTCCCTCAATTTGCAAGTGCGAAATTGATTATAATGCACTCTTTGCATTCGAATGTCTGGCAATTCAATTAGCAATCTGAAAAAACTGAGATATGTTGGAAGTCGGTTATATAGAATAATCAAACTCCGACAATATGTTGTGATAAGCCCTATATGATAAGCAATGGGAACTTTGAATTGTCGCTAATTATTATTCACTGAGCACTATTCGAAATGTACCATGTAGTTTTATTATTGCTCTGTTTTTATCGCAAACGACAGGCATAAACAAACGACTGGAACCTATGACTCACTTTAGTTATCAGTAATAGTACTCAGTATAGAAACGATGTGGATATAGTTTATGGTCTGGCTTTCCAGTAAACTCGAGCAAGTTCATGGGGATCGACGTATGAGCTATTCACTCTCTATAGTCCGCTGACCTCTCTTTGTGCTTACTATCTTTTCATATTTAAGCAGTGAATTAGCTGTCTGAAACGCACCCTTGATaagataataaataaaattctgATTCTGGACGAACATATGgcacaaaaatattaaattgcccCGATTTCAACTCGATATTTCACCTATAATCTCTGGTTGCTGCGTATCTATCCGCTTACAAAATTTCCTTTGTTCGTTTTTGTAAATAGTGAAATGTTAACGACTCAAACAGTAAAGTCGTTTGTTTAAACAACCTTTTCCGTAGAGCGAGCCAGTAAGTTTGCCTTAGCTTTTCCTTGCCATAGAGAGAAACACGTTTTTCTCTCTATTATTTGCCAACTTTTAGCGCACTTTTAAATTGCTTTGTTTATTTtgagaaaatttttttaattatccGGAAGAATGCTTGCGGTTTCTTACTCATATGTATGCATATTGGAACAAAGTTCTCTGATCCGAATGTTCCATAATTTTTCTACAATATCTATGAGTCAGACACAGGTGTGGACTTGGCCTAATTGGGACACCCCAATTAATTGCAGGGCTATTAAATTATGTGTCTGGTGTCGAGCAAATCGATTACCCCTATATCATAAACAAATATGACGATAGCTAGGAGTACTAATAGATGGCTGGTAAAacagttttatttatttttccatattattattttccccACGTATTAGGGTATTAAAAGATTCACATAAATGAAACCATCTTTTTTATAGCATTTGATGGAATTTTGGACATAAAAGTAATTGCCAAAGTAAATGACTGAATTACGTGCCATAAATCCCAGAAACCAGACTTTTCCTAGGAAGTACTCAATTTATAAAGGCTTTTTTGTATACATACTCTGACCCATTTATGTATTTCTACAGAGCTGTGAAataattttacttttttccGAGGTACAGATTGCAAATATTTGCATAAGCTCGCTGATAAACCAGTAAAAGTAGCCACCACAacgcaatttatttatttatttgttcagATATATTACAAGAATTTTAAATGCACCCAAGTAATTTTTGCACTCTATAAAATCTTCCAGAGCAACCACACATGGGCCAGAGCAAAGAGAACAAATACAAACGATTCCAATTCTGATTCCAAGTAGACGAGCTTCCTCAGCAGCACATTCCTTAAGTCCGTCGAAATGACGCAAAGCGTTCCATTGGCACGGGCCATTGGTGGCTACATATTTGGCCTTCTCCAGGCCTGCATTCGATTTGTGTTCCGGCTGATCTATGGCCACAAGGGTGAGAGTGTTCCCCCAATCACGGATCCCATTCTGCTGGAGTCTGCCACGTCGCTGGCCAGGAAGATCCGCAATCAGGAGGTGAGTGCACAAGGTAGTTCTcccattaatatatttaataaacttTCCCCTTTTCAGCTGAGCAGCGTCCAGGTCCTGGAATCCTTCATTCGGCGCATCAAGGAGGTGAACCCCATACTAAACTGCGTGGTGGATGAGCGCTATGACCAGGCTTTAAAGGAAGCAGCCGAAGCTGATGCTTTGATCAAATCTGGTCAATACAGCGTGGAGGAACTGGCCAAGCAGAAACCCTTCCTGGGTGTGCCCATCACCACAAAGGACTGCATATCCGTCAAGGGTGCGTAGCTCTCATTAGCTTCTTGTAAAGATAACTAATGCATAGTCTACCCCTTCCTTTAGGCATGCTCCACACTGCTGGGCTTTATGAGCGTCGGGATGTACGTGGTGCGCAGGATGCGGATGCCATGGCTCTGATGCGCAAGGCTGGAGCCATTCCCTTCGCCCTCACGAATGTTTCCGAGGTGTGCATGTGGTGGGAGAGCAACAACACGGTGCACGGAAGGACGAGGAACGCCTACGATACGAATCGCATTGTGGGCGGCTCCAGTGGCGGCGAGGGCTGCATCCAGTCTGCGGCTGCTTCCGCCTTTGGCCTAGGCTCCGACATTGGCGGCTCCATTCGCATGCCCGCATTTTTCAACGGCATCTTCGGTCACAAGCCCAGCAAGCTGGTGGTGTCCAATGTGGGTCAGTTCCCAGCGCCCTTCAGTGCGGAGCAGAACTCCTTCCTGGGCCTGGGACCCATGTCACGTTTCGCCGAGGACTTGCGACCCATGCTGAGGATTATGGCAGGCGAGAAGGCTGCCCTGCTCAAGCTGGACGAGGATGTGGACCTGACCAAAATGAAGTTCTTCTACCAGGAGTCTGATGGCGGCGGCCGTCTTATATCCGCCGTTGATCCTGACTTGAGAGATGTAAAGTGAAATAGAGttgtaattatttaaatattttattcaaataattttcttCTTTAGGCCATGAACCGAGTGGTGAAGCATTTAAGCGAGAAGTTTGGCAGTCAAAAAGTGGAGCGCATCCAGCTGCCGCAGTTCCGACAATCGGCTGCCATCTGGTTTGCCAACATGCGCGACGACAGTGGCCATGGATTCGCATACCAGCTGGGCAACCTGGATCATGATATCAACACTTACCTGGAGCTTTTCAAATGGTTCTTCGGTGCCTCCAAACACACGTTCATTGGCCTGTCGACGGCAATCATGGATTCAGCCCAGTGCAAACATGGATCACCCAAGTACGATCACCTGGTGCGCAAGCGGAACGAGCTGAGGGACGAGCTGCAGCGCCTGCTGAACGATAACGGAGTGCTGATCTACCCGACGCATCCGACTGTGGCTCCGTATCACAACGAGCCCATTACGCGACCCATTAACTTTGCCTACACGGGTATTGTGAATGTGCTGGGCTTCCCAGCCACCGCTGTGCCGTTGGGCAAACTGGGCAGCGAGGGTCTGCCGCTGGGAATCCAGGTTATCGCCAACTTCAACCAGGATCGTCTGTGTTTGGCCGTGGCCGAGGAGTTGGAGCGAGCCTTTGGCGGATGGGCAAGGCCCGAAGTTCGGCTCTGAGGCCAGCCAGAATTATTTGCATACCTGCGAGTATGCAGCTTAGCTAGCTGTTAGATAGTAGTTGGGTCAGGTGAACCTCCTGGACTCCACCCATCATCACCCACTCCCGTGCAAGAACCCACCCACCCGAGTATTCGCCTGGCGTCAGTTGGTATTCCTTGTATGTACTCCAGTGCCTCGTTGTAATATCAATTTTCGATGTGGATTTATCTATATTTGTATGTGTTTTTAACCGTAATATAATCAACGATCCAAGCGGATCCGTTCCCGTTTTGcatttacaataaataatTGCAACCTAAGATGTGCTGGTGTTTTGTTTTGTAATCCCAATGGCGACAGCCGCCCCTTGACCAAACAAACAGGGCGATTATAGTGCTGAATTCGAATCCAACGAGCTGTGCGAATAAACAAATCTTTATTTGAAAGACCAAACTTAAAGATATGCCGACGCACCTACTGCAATGGCGTATTTGTGTTGATTTTTTCATGTCTTTTTTAGTGCCAGGCACTGCTCTTCAAATAAACATTCTTACTCGGCAAAGGGGAAactaaacaaattaaaattagcAATATCAAGGATATCGTATTCACATATTTCCGGTGGCTCCTCCTCTCCACCTCCGGCAACGAGTTACATTCGTAATTTGGTCACTTAAATCTATTTTGGCTGTGGGCGGAAGTCTGCGGAGTCGTGGCATCCCCGCCAGGCTCTATCCTTTGCCGCCCAGCGACAGGATGAGCTTCAGCAGCTCCGTGCGCTTGGCCTTGACAGTGTCAATGTGCAGAGCGGGCAGGCCGTCGATCACCTCGTACCTGTTCAGATAGTCAGCGATGTGATCAGTCATGCAGATGACGTGGATTCCGCAATCGTAGCCATTCGCCTGCTGCAGGCAGCGCATTGGCCGGAACTTGGCCTGGCGTGCGCCCAGCAACTCCTTGATCTTATTCATCAGCTCCACGGAGTTGCCCGTGTTGTTGTTCCCATACGAGTCAAAGTGATAGAAGGTC
Protein-coding regions in this window:
- the LOC108010142 gene encoding fatty-acid amide hydrolase 2-A yields the protein MTQSVPLARAIGGYIFGLLQACIRFVFRLIYGHKGESVPPITDPILLESATSLARKIRNQELSSVQVLESFIRRIKEVNPILNCVVDERYDQALKEAAEADALIKSGQYSVEELAKQKPFLGVPITTKDCISVKGMLHTAGLYERRDVRGAQDADAMALMRKAGAIPFALTNVSEVCMWWESNNTVHGRTRNAYDTNRIVGGSSGGEGCIQSAAASAFGLGSDIGGSIRMPAFFNGIFGHKPSKLVVSNVGQFPAPFSAEQNSFLGLGPMSRFAEDLRPMLRIMAGEKAALLKLDEDVDLTKMKFFYQESDGGGRLISAVDPDLRDAMNRVVKHLSEKFGSQKVERIQLPQFRQSAAIWFANMRDDSGHGFAYQLGNLDHDINTYLELFKWFFGASKHTFIGLSTAIMDSAQCKHGSPKYDHLVRKRNELRDELQRLLNDNGVLIYPTHPTVAPYHNEPITRPINFAYTGIVNVLGFPATAVPLGKLGSEGLPLGIQVIANFNQDRLCLAVAEELERAFGGWARPEVRL
- the ana3 gene encoding protein rotatin homolog, coding for MSAKENLALQLAEPQLAKLTSESREIRLRALEQIETRFIRCLQLGEHVQFKPVLLLKQLIRWFGHTPPLAADRVLAMILELLRSEYSEAVIRKIPYDRLKTELEKVRNILRGLESTRVNELLDDLQLLLLEKYKMDLVTPCASSLSSINLTSRGSDSAASSVEQMQGNLSPEDYEPAWTRPALDDVESMTSLIDLPRNDATDALELQVQLTHLIIRMGDYPAEYFLQSPFIFLHLVQLQAREDDSLLHVNRALIACLKQLQRRIQVRRRTMCYATSLDPPGSRPKQLKVGSALGLLLANCTKLIQQLLFRCTSDNWHILELCVEAVRTYDVLNSRVCQRSTERFAQIVKTLLTFCNNVEGSNVTKLEDSLMIPRLQSLIFNGLLQDTVALNLTYDKHLDRINAKSLIQPIILDSSYLSCVPDRMKSLSNLICALTSEPSAEEQQLIKLKRAYSLALNQFEPKTKMGAAQLIQMHKQVCLVVIQLGSETLVKQLFDAIVECTPLYKGNSQLRKDAEALLYTLLDLPDQKLRGFLYRLMPPPVVSHFHSFLNRTNYMTGCTNLGLVRQQILGLPLNTQILRRLIVESWDADTSEQVRQWCLDYPTMLLKLNSMLSAQDFNIMFDVVLPVLPLLICRSIIHKQLSKVVWHLFEPDYSGVEAPLMLRGYVYYMFHPFSEMRSEATTRIAYVLQCQDYTNKYKPTMDKIPIELIGNNICVIQPPASYKSIFTPCSEESFQGQRSLDALIRLLQTKDLRPTIRKSTITQLNVLLQSWKACEDFSTKEDGYRLVLESLHNALKKESANDPADILVPAVGILMKLLFHNAGFRKEIASTFEVYVCLLRALFILPHEAQLRQDVSLCLFQMLYHNFITSTEDKLVMDIDLGSMLLPVTYEVEATEIPTAALEGLALQQELQDSHFGGDKTRAAQHWRLYTAHRVCQCPSSITLESVRELDIRETLKIKVADLALLRASNVDLQLGNQLTAASNCSNHEDLQHIVTLVQLFLVLLRSTISQSVGESLWKLIHKYIRLAPGNDADRELYKYLLELCLTCLRFCQPQVKSGLSEALETDHHHSFHLMLHDRLIPLETLHLISQCLMHLLSNECFDVKMNWHGKFFMQLSKVARTHFELRQLQHVRCILRILRRLSERDLKFSDVQLTFYCQQFIQLSSDLRTSTQTGAEWQRDCLHIICQLHMHQARLPVKNNVPNEVGATQKVLRYFLSLCGHSDSEVRALAWVSMANLITTCGSIMANILPRLDFLPGGLPACCLTTLLDVHELMLVRELAGRVLTLLMPIIGAEASLDLLRHHDFLKDAYNALKAMHVTPWVTKDAAGQQHSCEIIGCYVAICTQMVVLKPEWCATLCGHSFMNGLSDVMKTSPPPVAFSIPFVELCAGQICELYSLCYRDNFEFLQRTICRDSVLMQSFLSLTNDVLDLDGPERLLVQIFKMFLIFCKDSNANAFLVEQLKSQPALFLDFFLYGLHLSYINTAFQRYTLMSLAMVFNKAQGATEKGSLLRKLERYVLPLDDLIPTEEEDLVLNGLDDIVSMNKQLISICMQNQSSQTKDDDQNPDAGVKTTNAAVLIYHRLDRLFEQYYPPKTFHFLQKPGSGHVHICETLGLLLKLSRCAVHAAGQLKLLDRVVNLLDTFLNDENIGNAYAYVKRVGAHKSQNILSNLLLLINMLFQWHSSYNTLISKTSMAATLTRIIIRIWPWLSHSQHLKKITVQLTMFLTERSFEMCKQTSILHHGQSHSLLHLMVRVADFETTKKEAPNKEPNLSMVPALRVMGNCCSCAEGRLSLSKMHLLDMFDTILPANQTSTQATKVRPIVLNAWLGFWEVFSRYDVGARASHLYSLINTIQRTPPLNQKRILCLRILRNMCFFNANRSQLVAHGDFINMLRDIVNQPVHKGPGSGDKDLNSFEEHRLAVLMLWKLFCFEAKYKGMLRGTKLFKLLIGLRVELSVIYSEKSNKYTDVPYAKDLAELLENLMESMRQ